The following proteins come from a genomic window of Armatimonadota bacterium:
- a CDS encoding acetyl-CoA carboxylase biotin carboxyl carrier protein subunit: protein MAKPNLQLERVRELIAVMRESGVSELAIEFPDFKVSLKRDPVDEDAAGAQHPDRSGQPSAAEAPGASAQGPALLPVAAALVGTFRAAGEHGQRVAPGDSVSRGQVIGAIEAMRVPNDIVAPAAGIVREVLASDGAPVEYGQLLMLIEPLAATEGAEVETESL from the coding sequence ATGGCGAAGCCCAATCTGCAACTGGAACGCGTGCGGGAGCTCATCGCCGTCATGCGCGAATCGGGAGTAAGTGAGCTCGCAATCGAGTTCCCGGACTTCAAGGTCAGCCTCAAGCGCGACCCCGTGGACGAGGATGCGGCAGGGGCGCAGCACCCCGACCGGTCGGGGCAGCCGTCCGCGGCGGAGGCGCCGGGCGCGAGCGCCCAGGGGCCGGCCCTGCTGCCGGTAGCGGCGGCGTTGGTAGGCACCTTCCGCGCCGCCGGCGAGCACGGGCAGCGGGTGGCGCCGGGCGACAGCGTCTCCCGCGGCCAGGTGATCGGGGCGATCGAGGCGATGCGGGTTCCCAACGACATTGTGGCGCCGGCCGCCGGCATCGTGCGCGAGGTGCTGGCGTCCGACGGGGCGCCGGTCGAGTACGGACAACTGCTGATGCTGATCGAGCCGCTGGCGGCGACCGAAGGAGCGGAAGTTGAAACGGAATCGCTCTGA
- the xseA gene encoding exodeoxyribonuclease VII large subunit: protein MSELAHSAAPTDRFVFSVRQLTRYVRTLLERDQGLREVWVRGEVSNCVAHSSGHIYFTLKDEASQLRCVAFSDHAQRLACLPQNGVRVLVHGSVSVFERAGHYQLYVTEVIADGVGSLHLRFEQLKEKLRAQGLFDPARKRPLPTFPRRIAVITSADGAVFHDFSVIARRRWPGVRMELVPAAVSGPAAAPALVRALAQAAALAQVEVIVLARGGGSLEELWPFNEEAVARAIAAAPLPVVSAVGHETDFTIADFVADVRAPTPSAAAEMLTPDAAELSAHLLRLAQRARRAAMRAGERRRREIETWRGRRVLATPAAMLAEPRQRSDEALRRLRVAAADGINRRADRVAAQGERARALDPLRVLGRGYCVMRLPPQGRVVRSVSQLAPGAEAEVVVSDGSAWCEVERVTPRKTDAGSATQGEA from the coding sequence ATGAGCGAGCTCGCGCATTCCGCCGCCCCCACCGACCGCTTCGTCTTCAGCGTGCGCCAGCTCACGCGCTACGTGCGCACGCTGCTCGAGCGCGACCAGGGGCTGCGCGAGGTCTGGGTGCGGGGCGAGGTCAGCAACTGCGTCGCCCATTCCTCGGGCCACATCTACTTCACGCTCAAGGACGAGGCGAGCCAGTTGCGGTGTGTGGCCTTCAGCGACCACGCGCAGCGGCTTGCTTGCCTGCCGCAGAACGGCGTCCGCGTGCTGGTGCACGGCTCGGTCTCCGTCTTCGAGCGCGCCGGGCACTACCAGCTCTATGTCACCGAGGTCATCGCCGACGGCGTCGGCTCGCTCCACCTGCGCTTCGAGCAGCTCAAAGAGAAGCTGCGCGCGCAGGGCCTCTTCGACCCCGCGCGCAAGCGCCCGCTGCCGACCTTCCCCCGGCGCATCGCCGTTATCACCTCCGCCGACGGGGCGGTGTTTCACGACTTCTCGGTCATCGCGCGCCGGAGGTGGCCGGGGGTGCGCATGGAGCTCGTCCCGGCGGCGGTGTCGGGGCCGGCGGCGGCGCCCGCGTTGGTGCGCGCGCTGGCGCAGGCGGCCGCGCTGGCGCAGGTGGAGGTGATCGTGCTCGCGCGCGGCGGGGGGTCGCTGGAGGAGCTGTGGCCGTTCAACGAAGAGGCGGTGGCGCGCGCCATCGCCGCGGCGCCGCTGCCGGTGGTGAGCGCGGTGGGGCACGAGACTGATTTCACCATCGCCGACTTCGTCGCCGACGTGCGCGCGCCGACGCCGTCGGCGGCGGCGGAGATGCTGACCCCGGACGCCGCGGAGCTCTCCGCCCACCTGCTGCGGTTGGCGCAACGCGCGCGACGGGCGGCGATGCGCGCGGGGGAACGGCGGCGACGGGAAATCGAAACCTGGCGCGGACGCCGCGTGCTGGCGACCCCGGCGGCCATGCTCGCGGAACCGCGCCAACGCAGCGATGAGGCGCTGCGGCGCCTCCGCGTCGCGGCGGCCGACGGGATCAACCGCCGCGCCGATCGCGTGGCGGCCCAAGGGGAGCGGGCGCGGGCATTGGATCCGCTGCGGGTGCTGGGGCGGGGTTACTGCGTGATGCGGCTGCCGCCGCAGGGGCGGGTGGTGCGCTCGGTCTCGCAGCTAGCCCCGGGCGCCGAGGCGGAGGTGGTGGTTAGCGATGGCTCGGCATGGTGCGAGGTCGAGCGGGTGACGCCGCGCAAGACCGATGCCGGCTCCGCCACACAGGGGGAAGCATGA
- the nusB gene encoding transcription antitermination factor NusB: MRTRRAAREQALQWLYQVDVGKTDLEDALAEAHRILQPEGLAFACQLLRGAVANIQTIDPLIARYAEDWSLDRMASIDRNVLRLAVFEILHLPDIPPSVSIDEAVELAKKYSTAESGKFVNGVLGSLLRDLEQGVVAEPVAAAQPQVPNPESEDREQAPPGEMEA, from the coding sequence ATGAGGACACGGCGCGCCGCGCGCGAGCAGGCCCTGCAGTGGCTCTACCAGGTGGACGTCGGCAAGACCGACCTCGAGGACGCCCTCGCCGAGGCCCATCGGATCCTGCAGCCCGAGGGCCTCGCCTTCGCCTGCCAGCTCCTGCGCGGCGCGGTCGCCAACATCCAGACGATTGACCCCCTCATCGCGCGCTACGCCGAGGACTGGAGCCTCGACCGCATGGCGAGCATTGACCGCAATGTCCTGCGCCTCGCGGTGTTCGAGATCCTCCACCTGCCCGACATCCCGCCCAGCGTCTCGATTGACGAGGCGGTGGAGCTCGCCAAGAAGTACAGTACCGCCGAGTCCGGCAAGTTCGTCAACGGCGTGCTGGGCAGCCTGCTGCGCGACCTCGAGCAGGGCGTCGTCGCCGAGCCGGTGGCTGCCGCCCAGCCCCAGGTCCCCAATCCCGAATCCGAGGATCGCGAGCAGGCGCCCCCCGGGGAGATGGAGGCATGA
- the groES gene encoding co-chaperone GroES, with product MIRPVADHLVVTVTEAEEKTPSGILLPDTAQEKPQKGKVVAVGPGRILDNGTVAKPEVKKGDVVLFTKYGGTEITIGKKEYMVLRESDVLAIVV from the coding sequence ATGATCAGGCCTGTCGCAGATCACCTGGTGGTGACGGTGACGGAGGCGGAGGAGAAGACTCCCTCCGGGATTCTGCTGCCCGACACCGCGCAGGAGAAGCCGCAGAAGGGCAAGGTGGTGGCGGTCGGCCCCGGCCGCATCCTGGACAACGGAACGGTGGCGAAGCCCGAGGTCAAGAAGGGCGACGTCGTGCTCTTTACGAAGTACGGCGGCACCGAGATCACCATCGGCAAGAAGGAATACATGGTGCTGCGCGAGAGCGACGTGCTGGCGATAGTCGTCTAG
- the dxs gene encoding 1-deoxy-D-xylulose-5-phosphate synthase: MSLLSTITGPADLKPLSRAQLVELADEIRGRLIAAVSRTGGHLAANLGVVELTIALHYELDSPRDKILWDVGHQCYTHKLLTGRAAGLPTLRQRGGMSGFPRRAESPHDCFDTGHGSTSISAALGAAIARDLRHQDHAVVAVIGDGAMTGGLAFEALNHAGHLGRDLIVVLNDNQMSISRNVGALARYLGRVRAEPHYLRAKENFEAALQRLPRGAAVLEAVEKLKAGVKHLLVPGILFEELGFTYLGPVDGHDLEALIETLRHARTLKGPVLLHAVTTKGKGYDPAERDASRFHRTAPFDIESGEPAAPAGGCHFTSLFGAELVRLAAADPRIVAITAAMPDGTGLAPFLQQFPDRFFDVAMAEGHAVTFAAGLAAAGLRPVVAVYSTFLQRAYDQLLHDVCLQGLPVVLAVDRAGLVGEDGPTHHGLFDLSYLRHLPNMTVMAPRDGDQLAAMLRTALAGDGPAAIRYPRAATALTGPEPASAPIAAGTGQMLREGEDLALLAVGSMVAPALEAAELLAQQGVAAAVVDARFVKPLDEKLILDLARRGGGLVTIEENALQGGFGSAVLELLQAHGVAAPVRRVGIPDRFIEHGPRAELLESLGLTGAGIARAAAEVYAACGPIVRHPAPG, translated from the coding sequence ATGTCACTGTTGAGCACCATCACCGGTCCCGCCGACCTCAAGCCCCTGTCGCGGGCGCAGTTGGTTGAGCTGGCGGACGAGATTCGCGGACGCCTGATCGCCGCGGTCTCGCGCACCGGCGGCCATCTCGCCGCCAACCTGGGTGTGGTCGAGCTCACCATCGCCCTGCACTACGAGCTCGACAGCCCGCGCGACAAGATCCTCTGGGACGTCGGCCACCAGTGCTACACCCACAAGCTGCTGACCGGGCGCGCCGCCGGCCTGCCCACCCTGCGCCAGCGCGGCGGGATGTCCGGCTTTCCCCGCCGGGCCGAGAGCCCACACGACTGCTTCGACACCGGCCACGGCAGCACTTCGATCTCGGCGGCGCTGGGCGCGGCGATCGCCCGCGACCTCAGACATCAAGACCACGCGGTGGTGGCGGTCATCGGCGACGGCGCCATGACCGGCGGCCTGGCGTTCGAGGCCCTCAACCACGCCGGGCACCTGGGGCGCGACCTCATCGTGGTCCTCAACGACAACCAGATGTCCATCTCGCGCAACGTCGGCGCCCTCGCCCGCTACCTGGGGCGCGTGCGGGCGGAGCCGCACTACCTGCGCGCCAAGGAGAACTTCGAGGCGGCGCTGCAACGCCTGCCGCGCGGCGCCGCGGTGCTGGAGGCGGTGGAGAAGCTCAAGGCCGGCGTCAAGCACCTGCTGGTGCCGGGGATACTGTTCGAGGAGCTGGGGTTCACGTACCTGGGGCCGGTTGACGGCCACGACCTGGAGGCGCTGATCGAGACGCTCCGTCACGCCCGCACCCTCAAGGGCCCGGTGCTGCTGCACGCGGTTACCACCAAGGGGAAGGGCTATGACCCCGCCGAGCGCGACGCCAGTCGCTTCCACCGCACCGCCCCCTTCGACATCGAATCCGGTGAGCCCGCCGCGCCCGCCGGCGGCTGCCACTTCACGTCGCTGTTCGGCGCGGAGCTGGTGCGCCTGGCCGCGGCAGACCCCCGCATCGTCGCCATCACCGCCGCCATGCCCGACGGCACCGGGCTGGCGCCGTTCCTTCAGCAGTTCCCGGATCGCTTCTTCGACGTCGCCATGGCGGAGGGCCACGCGGTGACCTTTGCCGCGGGGCTGGCGGCGGCGGGGCTGCGGCCGGTGGTGGCGGTCTATTCGACCTTCCTGCAGCGCGCCTACGACCAGCTCCTGCACGATGTCTGCTTGCAGGGCTTGCCGGTGGTGCTGGCGGTCGATCGCGCCGGCCTGGTGGGGGAGGACGGCCCCACCCATCACGGCCTCTTCGATCTGAGCTACCTGCGGCACTTGCCGAACATGACCGTCATGGCCCCGCGCGACGGCGATCAGCTTGCCGCCATGCTGCGCACCGCCCTCGCCGGTGACGGCCCTGCCGCCATCCGCTATCCGCGCGCGGCGACAGCGCTCACCGGCCCGGAGCCAGCCTCGGCCCCCATTGCCGCCGGCACCGGGCAGATGCTGCGCGAGGGGGAAGACCTTGCCCTGCTGGCGGTCGGGAGCATGGTCGCGCCGGCGTTAGAGGCGGCGGAGCTGCTGGCGCAGCAAGGGGTCGCCGCTGCGGTCGTGGACGCGCGCTTCGTCAAGCCGCTCGACGAGAAGCTGATCCTCGACCTCGCGCGACGCGGCGGCGGCCTGGTCACCATCGAGGAAAACGCGCTGCAAGGGGGATTCGGCAGCGCGGTGCTGGAGCTGCTGCAGGCGCACGGCGTCGCGGCGCCGGTGCGGCGCGTGGGCATTCCCGATCGCTTCATCGAGCACGGGCCTCGCGCGGAGCTGCTGGAGTCACTCGGCCTGACGGGCGCGGGTATCGCCCGCGCCGCCGCCGAGGTTTACGCGGCCTGCGGACCTATCGTGCGCCACCCCGCTCCCGGGTAG
- the accC gene encoding acetyl-CoA carboxylase biotin carboxylase subunit produces the protein MFKKILIANRGEIAVRVIRACREMGLRTVAVYSQADAGSLHVRLADEAVCIGPPPNRDSYLNLPNIIQAALITGADAVHPGYGNLSETAALAENCDACKLTFIGPSAATIEALQDKAQVKQVMRGAGVPVIPPEDGAVVYNDQDALKLASKHRYPMMIKAAAGGGGRGIRIVHDDDDLLRTLPIARAEAQAAFGRPEVYLERFLEEPRHIEFQILADKRGNIVHVGERECSIQTSRHQKLLEESPSTALNPSLRHRMSEAALRAAKAVGYANAGTVEFLLDSDGKFYFLEMNARIQVEHPVTEAVTGLDLVKDQIRLAAGEKLPYSQKDIQARGHAIECRITAEDPLCDFAPAAGAVNGLTLPGGPGVRVDTHLYPGYHVPSYYDPLLAKLIVWGRDRREAIARALRALDEFRIDGLKTTIPFHREVLTNAFFRKGETCTDFIRRRMGLQ, from the coding sequence GTGTTCAAGAAGATCCTTATCGCCAACCGCGGCGAGATCGCGGTGCGCGTGATCCGCGCCTGCCGCGAGATGGGCCTGCGCACCGTCGCCGTCTATTCCCAGGCGGACGCCGGCTCGCTGCACGTGCGCCTGGCGGACGAGGCCGTGTGCATCGGCCCGCCCCCCAACCGCGACAGCTACCTCAATCTACCCAATATCATCCAGGCCGCCCTCATCACCGGCGCCGACGCCGTGCACCCCGGCTACGGCAACCTGTCCGAAACCGCCGCCCTGGCCGAGAACTGTGACGCGTGCAAGCTCACCTTCATCGGTCCCAGCGCCGCCACCATCGAGGCCTTGCAGGACAAGGCCCAGGTCAAGCAGGTGATGCGCGGCGCCGGGGTGCCCGTCATCCCCCCGGAGGACGGCGCGGTCGTTTACAACGACCAGGACGCCCTCAAGCTCGCCTCCAAGCACCGCTACCCGATGATGATCAAGGCCGCCGCCGGCGGGGGCGGGCGCGGCATCCGCATCGTCCACGACGACGACGACCTGCTGCGCACCCTGCCCATCGCCCGCGCCGAGGCGCAGGCCGCTTTCGGTCGCCCCGAGGTCTACCTCGAGCGCTTCCTGGAGGAGCCGCGCCACATCGAGTTCCAGATCCTTGCCGACAAGCGCGGCAACATCGTGCACGTGGGCGAGCGCGAGTGCTCCATCCAGACCTCGCGCCACCAGAAGCTGCTGGAGGAGTCCCCCTCCACCGCCCTCAATCCCTCCTTGCGCCACCGCATGAGCGAAGCCGCCCTGCGCGCCGCCAAAGCCGTCGGCTATGCCAACGCCGGCACCGTCGAGTTCTTGCTCGACTCCGACGGCAAGTTCTATTTCCTGGAGATGAACGCCCGCATCCAGGTTGAGCACCCCGTGACCGAGGCGGTCACCGGCCTCGACCTGGTCAAGGACCAGATCCGCCTGGCCGCGGGCGAGAAGCTGCCCTACTCGCAGAAGGACATCCAGGCCCGGGGCCACGCCATCGAATGCCGCATCACCGCCGAAGACCCCCTCTGCGACTTCGCCCCCGCCGCCGGCGCCGTCAACGGCCTGACCCTGCCGGGCGGCCCCGGGGTGCGCGTGGACACGCATCTCTACCCGGGCTATCACGTGCCCTCATACTACGACCCCCTGCTGGCCAAGCTCATCGTCTGGGGGCGCGACCGCCGCGAGGCCATCGCCCGCGCGCTGCGCGCGCTCGACGAGTTCCGCATTGACGGCCTCAAGACCACCATCCCCTTCCACCGCGAAGTGCTGACCAACGCCTTCTTCCGCAAGGGCGAGACCTGCACCGATTTCATTCGTCGGCGCATGGGGTTGCAGTAG
- a CDS encoding exodeoxyribonuclease VII small subunit, producing MRRKKVTTDAGGERGKPKSFEDALARLEQIVERLESGEESLEDSLRLYEEATALGRYCQQRLQAAEQRIAKLANEDQEEA from the coding sequence ATGAGGCGAAAAAAAGTAACCACCGATGCCGGCGGCGAGCGCGGCAAGCCCAAGTCCTTCGAGGATGCGCTGGCGCGCCTGGAGCAGATCGTCGAGCGCCTCGAAAGCGGCGAGGAATCGCTGGAGGATTCGCTGCGCCTGTACGAGGAGGCGACCGCCCTGGGGCGCTACTGCCAGCAGCGGCTGCAGGCCGCCGAGCAACGCATCGCCAAGCTCGCGAACGAGGACCAAGAAGAAGCGTAG